From a region of the Basfia succiniciproducens genome:
- a CDS encoding NADH:ubiquinone reductase (Na(+)-transporting) subunit D, with product MAGSNLKKLLLSPIADNNPIALQILGICSALAVTTQLQTAVVMAIAVSFVTGFSSFFISCIRNYVPNSIRIIVQMAIIASLVILVDQILRAYAYDLSKQLSVFVGLIITNCIVMGRAEAFAMKSGPVESFVDGIGNGLGYGAILLIVAFLRELIGSGKLFGVTVLETVQNGGWYQANGLFLLAPSAFFIIGFVIWGLRTWKPEQVEK from the coding sequence ATGGCAGGCAGCAATCTTAAAAAATTATTGTTATCACCAATTGCCGATAACAACCCAATTGCGTTACAAATTCTTGGTATTTGTTCCGCATTGGCGGTAACTACTCAGTTACAAACTGCGGTGGTAATGGCTATTGCGGTAAGTTTTGTTACAGGTTTTTCAAGTTTCTTTATTTCTTGTATCCGTAACTATGTACCAAACAGCATTCGTATCATCGTACAAATGGCAATCATTGCGTCATTGGTAATCTTGGTTGACCAAATTCTGCGCGCTTATGCTTACGACTTATCTAAACAACTTTCGGTATTCGTAGGTCTTATCATTACAAACTGTATCGTAATGGGTCGTGCGGAAGCGTTCGCTATGAAATCAGGCCCTGTTGAAAGTTTTGTTGACGGTATCGGTAACGGTTTAGGCTACGGTGCAATCCTATTAATCGTCGCGTTTTTACGTGAGCTTATCGGTTCGGGTAAATTATTCGGCGTAACCGTATTGGAAACCGTACAAAACGGCGGTTGGTATCAGGCAAACGGTCTATTCCTATTGGCGCCAAGTGCGTTCTTTATCATCGGATTTGTAATCTGGGGACTTAGAACCTGGAAACCGGAACAAGTGGAGAAATAA
- the nqrF gene encoding NADH:ubiquinone reductase (Na(+)-transporting) subunit F, with translation MDSNFIFGIGAFTAIVLVLAVVILIAKSKLVDSGDITISINNDPEKAITLPAGGKLLGALASKGIFVSSACGGGGSCGQCKVKVKSGGGEILPTELSHISKKEAKEGWRLSCQVNVKSSMDVELPEEVFGVKKWECTVISNDNKATFIKELKLAIPEGEEVPFRAGGYIQIEAEPHVVNYKDFDIPEEYHEDWDKFNLWRYVSKVDEHIIRAYSMASYPEEKGIIMLNVRIATPPPRNPDVPPGQMSSYIWSLKPGDKVTISGPFGEFFAKDTDAEMVFIGGGAGMAPMRSHIFDQLKRLHSKRKISFWYGARSKREMFYVEDFDQLQAENDNFTWHVALSDPLPEDNWDGYTGFIHNVLYENYLKNHEAPEDCEYYMCGPPVMNAAVINMLESLGVEHENILLDDFGG, from the coding sequence GTGGATAGCAATTTTATTTTCGGTATTGGCGCATTCACAGCTATCGTATTAGTGTTAGCTGTTGTTATTTTGATTGCAAAATCTAAACTGGTTGACTCCGGCGATATTACCATTTCAATCAATAATGATCCTGAAAAAGCCATTACTTTACCTGCCGGCGGCAAATTATTAGGCGCTTTAGCAAGTAAAGGTATCTTCGTTTCTTCAGCTTGCGGCGGCGGCGGTTCATGCGGTCAATGTAAAGTGAAAGTGAAATCCGGCGGCGGTGAAATTCTGCCGACAGAGCTTTCTCACATTTCGAAAAAAGAAGCGAAAGAAGGTTGGCGTTTATCTTGTCAAGTGAACGTGAAATCTTCAATGGATGTTGAACTTCCTGAAGAAGTATTCGGCGTGAAAAAATGGGAATGTACCGTTATTTCCAACGACAACAAAGCCACTTTCATCAAAGAACTGAAACTGGCGATTCCTGAAGGCGAAGAAGTGCCGTTCCGTGCGGGCGGTTATATCCAAATTGAAGCAGAACCGCATGTGGTTAACTATAAAGACTTCGATATTCCGGAAGAATATCATGAAGACTGGGATAAATTTAACCTATGGCGTTACGTCTCAAAAGTGGATGAACATATTATTCGCGCTTACTCCATGGCCTCATATCCGGAAGAGAAAGGCATTATTATGCTGAACGTGCGTATCGCTACGCCGCCTCCGCGTAATCCGGATGTTCCGCCGGGTCAAATGTCCTCTTATATCTGGTCATTAAAACCGGGTGATAAAGTAACCATTTCCGGTCCGTTCGGTGAATTCTTCGCGAAAGATACCGATGCGGAAATGGTATTTATCGGCGGCGGTGCCGGTATGGCGCCGATGCGTTCGCATATTTTCGATCAGTTAAAACGCTTACACAGTAAACGTAAAATCTCATTCTGGTATGGCGCGCGTTCTAAACGTGAAATGTTCTATGTGGAAGATTTCGATCAGTTACAAGCTGAAAATGATAACTTCACATGGCATGTTGCCCTTTCGGATCCGCTTCCGGAAGATAACTGGGACGGCTACACAGGCTTTATTCACAACGTGCTTTATGAAAACTATTTGAAAAATCATGAAGCCCCTGAAGATTGTGAATACTATATGTGCGGGCCTCCGGTGATGAATGCGGCAGTAATCAATATGCTGGAAAGCTTAGGCGTTGAGCACGAAAATATTCTATTGGATGACTTCGGCGGTTAA
- a CDS encoding GNAT family N-acetyltransferase, which yields MQFKIKPMLPEHYQQVYRLWTSIEGMDMSDADDNFEAISAFLAFNPDLNYIAEINGKVVGVIMCGFDGRRATLYHAAVDPDYQKQGIGFALAEHLESALKTKGISKGRLLAFKSNEKATLFWQKAGWTLQQKLNYFSKKFI from the coding sequence ATGCAATTTAAAATCAAGCCTATGCTACCCGAACATTATCAGCAGGTTTATCGGCTTTGGACAAGCATAGAAGGCATGGATATGTCTGATGCGGATGATAATTTTGAGGCAATCAGCGCCTTTCTCGCCTTCAATCCCGATTTGAACTATATTGCGGAAATAAACGGTAAGGTCGTAGGCGTGATCATGTGCGGTTTCGACGGCCGACGAGCGACCCTCTACCATGCGGCGGTGGATCCCGATTATCAAAAACAAGGTATCGGCTTCGCGTTGGCCGAGCATTTAGAATCCGCGCTCAAAACCAAAGGTATAAGCAAAGGCCGCCTGCTCGCCTTTAAAAGCAATGAAAAGGCAACCCTATTCTGGCAAAAAGCCGGCTGGACGTTGCAACAAAAACTAAATTATTTCTCTAAAAAATTTATTTAG
- the nqrM gene encoding (Na+)-NQR maturation NqrM, translating to MKLFLITFGIFILIIFGMSIGYIIKKKTIKGSCGGITALGMKKMCDCEEPCDNLKDKVAKGEADASELDRFNKEPQFYEVK from the coding sequence ATGAAATTATTTTTAATCACTTTTGGCATTTTTATCTTAATTATTTTCGGTATGTCTATCGGTTATATTATCAAAAAGAAAACCATCAAAGGCAGCTGCGGCGGTATCACTGCACTCGGCATGAAAAAAATGTGCGATTGCGAAGAACCCTGCGATAACTTAAAAGACAAAGTGGCAAAAGGCGAAGCGGATGCCTCGGAATTAGACCGCTTCAATAAAGAACCGCAATTCTACGAAGTAAAATAA
- a CDS encoding flavin reductase family protein: MAIVSVPVEKSYRLLNIGATTLVSAKAEDIENVMSVAWSCALDYGPLSKVTTVLDKQAFTRGLVEKSGLFAIQIPVANQAELVIKLGTTSRHNNPHKIDDVEIFYPDGFDVPLVKGCAGWIICQLIRDENNQQNHDLFIGKVLAAYADDRVFKDAHWIFEQAPNELRTLHYVAGGQFYLIGESLEVK, from the coding sequence ATGGCCATTGTTTCTGTTCCCGTAGAAAAATCTTACCGATTATTAAATATCGGTGCCACAACGCTGGTTTCCGCTAAAGCCGAAGACATTGAAAATGTTATGTCCGTGGCTTGGTCCTGCGCATTGGATTACGGACCGCTTTCAAAAGTCACCACCGTTTTAGATAAGCAAGCATTCACTCGAGGATTAGTGGAAAAAAGCGGCTTATTTGCCATTCAAATCCCGGTGGCAAATCAAGCGGAACTGGTCATCAAGCTTGGTACGACCTCACGTCATAATAATCCCCATAAAATCGACGATGTGGAAATTTTCTATCCGGATGGCTTTGACGTACCCCTGGTAAAAGGCTGTGCCGGCTGGATTATTTGCCAATTAATCCGTGATGAAAACAACCAACAAAATCACGATCTCTTTATCGGTAAAGTGCTTGCCGCTTATGCCGATGATCGCGTGTTCAAAGATGCCCATTGGATTTTTGAGCAAGCGCCAAACGAACTGCGCACCTTACATTATGTAGCGGGCGGGCAGTTTTATCTGATTGGCGAAAGTCTGGAAGTAAAAT
- a CDS encoding FAD:protein FMN transferase has product MKLKQTFTWLSAVIMAISLAACKKDPEIITLSGKTMGTTYHIKYIDDGGLTQNAEQAQEQIESILKDVNDKMSTYIPNSELSRFNQYKEINQPVEISADLAKVIKEAVRLNKITEGALDVTVGPLVNLWGFGPEKRIDKQPSATQLEERRAWVGIEKLALTEQAGKFTLSKAVPELYIDLSSIAKGFGVDQVADYVESIGAKNYMSEIGGEIRAKGKNIEGKDWQIAIEKPNFDGSRSVQDILGLKDLAMATSGDYRNYFEENGMRFSHEINPQTGKPIQHKLASITVLSPSTMTADGLSTGLFVLGEEKALEVAERENIPVYLIVKTESGFDVKMSSAFKNLLNSSKEGK; this is encoded by the coding sequence ATGAAACTAAAACAAACGTTTACCTGGCTTAGCGCTGTGATAATGGCAATATCCCTTGCAGCCTGTAAAAAAGATCCCGAAATAATTACTCTTAGCGGCAAAACCATGGGAACGACCTATCATATTAAATATATTGATGACGGTGGTTTGACTCAAAATGCCGAACAGGCACAGGAACAAATTGAAAGCATTCTGAAAGATGTTAACGATAAAATGTCCACTTACATTCCAAATTCGGAATTAAGCCGTTTTAACCAATATAAAGAAATTAATCAACCTGTTGAAATTTCAGCAGATTTAGCAAAGGTAATCAAAGAAGCCGTGCGTTTAAACAAAATCACTGAAGGCGCATTAGACGTGACGGTAGGACCGCTTGTTAATCTATGGGGATTCGGTCCTGAAAAACGCATTGATAAACAGCCTTCTGCGACACAATTAGAAGAACGCCGCGCATGGGTTGGCATTGAAAAATTAGCATTAACGGAACAAGCGGGTAAATTCACCCTTTCAAAAGCGGTACCCGAGCTCTATATTGACCTATCTTCGATTGCCAAAGGATTCGGTGTTGACCAAGTGGCGGATTATGTAGAAAGCATAGGTGCGAAAAACTACATGAGTGAAATTGGCGGTGAAATCCGGGCAAAAGGTAAAAATATTGAAGGGAAAGACTGGCAAATTGCCATTGAAAAACCGAACTTCGACGGTTCCCGTTCCGTGCAGGATATTCTTGGCTTAAAAGATCTCGCTATGGCGACTTCCGGAGACTACCGCAATTATTTTGAAGAAAACGGAATGCGCTTTTCCCATGAAATTAATCCTCAAACGGGTAAACCTATTCAGCACAAATTAGCTTCAATCACCGTGTTATCGCCAAGTACAATGACCGCGGACGGATTATCCACCGGCTTATTTGTACTTGGTGAAGAAAAAGCGCTGGAAGTTGCCGAACGGGAAAATATTCCGGTTTATCTGATTGTCAAAACAGAAAGCGGGTTTGATGTTAAAATGTCTTCAGCATTTAAAAACCTGCTTAACTCAAGCAAAGAAGGAAAGTAA
- the nqrE gene encoding NADH:ubiquinone reductase (Na(+)-transporting) subunit E, with protein sequence MEHYISLFVKSVFIENMALSFFLGMCTFLAVSKKVSTAFGLGIAVIVVLGISVPVNQLVYTHILKDGALIEGVDLSFLNFITFIGVIAALVQILEMFLDKFVPSLYEALGIFLPLITVNCAIFGGVSFMVQREYNFPESVVYGIGAGTGWMLAIVALAGLTEKMKYADVPAGLRGLGITFITVGLMALGFMSFSGIQL encoded by the coding sequence ATGGAACATTACATTAGTCTATTTGTAAAGTCTGTGTTCATTGAGAACATGGCGCTTTCTTTCTTCCTTGGTATGTGTACATTCCTCGCGGTGTCGAAGAAAGTTTCAACAGCATTCGGCTTAGGTATTGCCGTTATCGTCGTATTAGGTATTTCAGTACCGGTAAACCAACTGGTTTATACCCATATATTAAAAGACGGTGCACTAATTGAAGGTGTGGATTTAAGTTTCTTAAACTTCATCACTTTCATCGGCGTTATTGCGGCATTAGTACAAATCCTAGAAATGTTCCTGGATAAATTCGTACCGTCACTTTATGAAGCGTTAGGTATTTTCTTACCGTTAATCACAGTAAACTGTGCAATTTTCGGTGGCGTATCATTTATGGTTCAACGTGAATATAATTTCCCGGAATCCGTAGTATATGGTATCGGCGCAGGTACGGGCTGGATGTTAGCGATTGTGGCATTAGCCGGTTTGACGGAAAAAATGAAATATGCGGATGTTCCGGCAGGCCTACGCGGTTTAGGGATCACCTTTATCACCGTCGGTCTAATGGCATTAGGTTTCATGTCATTCTCCGGCATTCAATTATAA
- a CDS encoding Na(+)-translocating NADH-quinone reductase subunit C, which produces MAKFNKDSVGGTLTVVVLLSLVCSLIVAGAAVLLKPTQEIQKQLDKQKNILMAAGLMQQGTNVQQTYAKFIEPKIVDLATGDYVDGITNFDAKASAKDPATRVAIAPADDKAGIKVRSKFAEVYLVKDEAGNTTQVVLPMYGNGLWSIMYGFVAVQPDANTINGITYYEQGETAGLGGEIANPNWQKNFVGKKLFDAQNKVALVVGKNASSNKEHGIDALSGATLTSNGVDGSFKYWFGPQGFGPYLAKFKAEGAN; this is translated from the coding sequence ATGGCTAAATTTAATAAAGATAGCGTTGGCGGTACTTTAACCGTCGTTGTGTTGTTGAGCTTAGTCTGTTCTCTTATCGTAGCTGGTGCTGCGGTGTTATTAAAACCAACACAAGAGATTCAAAAACAGCTCGATAAACAAAAGAACATTTTAATGGCTGCCGGTTTAATGCAACAGGGTACCAATGTTCAACAAACTTACGCAAAATTCATCGAGCCGAAAATCGTTGATTTAGCAACCGGTGACTACGTTGATGGTATTACCAACTTTGATGCTAAAGCATCTGCAAAAGATCCTGCAACCCGCGTAGCAATCGCTCCGGCGGATGATAAAGCGGGTATAAAAGTGCGGTCAAAATTTGCTGAAGTTTATTTGGTAAAAGATGAAGCGGGAAATACCACACAGGTTGTATTACCAATGTACGGTAACGGCTTATGGTCGATTATGTACGGTTTTGTTGCGGTCCAACCCGATGCAAATACAATTAACGGTATCACTTACTATGAACAGGGCGAAACAGCCGGTCTTGGCGGTGAAATCGCTAATCCTAACTGGCAAAAAAACTTCGTGGGCAAAAAATTATTTGACGCTCAAAACAAAGTGGCTTTAGTTGTAGGTAAAAATGCCTCTTCAAATAAAGAGCATGGTATTGATGCATTATCCGGCGCAACTTTAACATCAAACGGTGTTGACGGCTCATTCAAATACTGGTTCGGACCTCAGGGTTTCGGTCCGTATTTAGCGAAATTTAAAGCAGAGGGAGCTAACTAA
- a CDS encoding NADH:ubiquinone reductase (Na(+)-transporting) subunit B produces MGLKNLFEKMEPAFLPGGKYAKLYPLFESVYTLLYTPGTATQSTTHVRDAIDSKRMMIIVWLALFPALFYGMYNVGHQSINAVLSLGTSVDTLAANDWHYALAQALGVDFTAAAGWGSKMLLGATFFLPIYIVAFAVGMFWELLFAIVRGHEVNEGFFVTTILFALIVPPTLPLWQAALGISFGLVVAKEIFGGVGKNFMNPALAGRAFLFFAYPGQISGDLVWTATDGFSGATALSQWAQGGEAALQHVASGQPITWMDAFLGNIPGSMGEVSTLALIIGAAIIVFARIASWRIIAGVMVGMIITSSLFNLIGSESNPLFAMPWYWHLVLGGFAIGMFFMATDPVSASFTNKGKWWYGALIGVMAVLIRVVNPAYPEGMMLAILFANLFAPIFDYLVVQGNIKRRKARTA; encoded by the coding sequence ATGGGTTTAAAAAATCTTTTTGAAAAAATGGAACCCGCGTTTTTACCCGGTGGGAAATATGCAAAATTATATCCGTTATTTGAATCGGTTTATACTTTGCTTTACACCCCGGGTACGGCAACGCAGTCAACCACTCACGTACGTGATGCCATCGACTCAAAACGAATGATGATCATCGTGTGGTTAGCATTATTCCCGGCATTGTTCTATGGCATGTACAACGTCGGTCACCAATCTATTAATGCGGTGTTAAGTTTAGGTACGTCCGTTGATACATTGGCTGCAAATGATTGGCACTATGCACTGGCTCAGGCTTTAGGCGTAGATTTCACAGCGGCTGCGGGCTGGGGTAGTAAAATGTTGTTAGGTGCAACATTCTTCTTACCTATTTATATCGTTGCATTCGCGGTAGGGATGTTCTGGGAATTATTATTTGCTATCGTGCGCGGTCATGAAGTGAATGAAGGTTTCTTCGTAACAACCATTCTGTTTGCGTTAATTGTTCCGCCGACACTACCTTTATGGCAAGCGGCTCTCGGCATTTCTTTCGGCTTAGTGGTCGCTAAAGAAATATTCGGCGGCGTAGGTAAAAACTTCATGAACCCCGCTCTTGCCGGTCGTGCATTCCTGTTCTTTGCTTATCCGGGTCAGATTTCCGGTGACTTAGTATGGACAGCGACTGACGGTTTCTCCGGTGCGACCGCTCTTTCACAGTGGGCGCAAGGCGGCGAAGCGGCATTACAACATGTTGCAAGCGGCCAACCTATCACCTGGATGGATGCCTTCTTAGGTAATATCCCGGGTTCTATGGGTGAAGTATCAACGCTTGCATTAATCATCGGTGCGGCAATTATCGTATTTGCACGTATTGCGTCATGGCGGATTATTGCAGGCGTAATGGTTGGTATGATCATTACATCCAGCCTGTTTAATTTAATCGGTTCGGAAAGCAACCCGTTATTTGCAATGCCTTGGTACTGGCACTTAGTATTAGGCGGTTTCGCAATCGGTATGTTCTTCATGGCAACGGATCCCGTATCCGCTTCATTCACCAATAAAGGTAAATGGTGGTATGGCGCGTTAATCGGTGTCATGGCGGTACTTATCCGTGTCGTAAACCCAGCTTATCCGGAAGGTATGATGTTAGCAATTTTATTCGCTAACTTATTCGCGCCGATTTTCGACTACTTGGTCGTTCAAGGCAACATCAAACGTAGAAAAGCGAGAACTGCATAA
- the hflD gene encoding high frequency lysogenization protein HflD: MATNYYDITLALAGVCQSAKLVQQFALEGKADEEAFNTSLYTLLQTTPKDILSVYGGHERNLKLGLETLLEQLNGSTEDITRYWLSLLALSGKLEKNAQAKSELARRIRYLPTQLEHYDLLDEQMLANLASIYVDIISPLGNKIQVKGSIEVLQQTSMHHRIRACLLAGIRSALLWRQVGGSKWQLLFSRRKIFNMAKQIYSSL, translated from the coding sequence ATGGCGACCAATTATTACGACATCACCTTAGCTCTTGCCGGCGTTTGCCAATCGGCAAAATTAGTGCAGCAGTTTGCATTAGAAGGAAAAGCCGACGAAGAAGCGTTCAATACTTCGCTCTACACCTTATTACAAACGACGCCGAAAGATATTTTATCCGTATATGGCGGTCATGAACGTAATTTAAAACTGGGTTTGGAAACATTATTGGAGCAGTTGAACGGCAGCACCGAAGATATCACCCGCTATTGGCTGAGCCTATTGGCGCTTTCGGGCAAATTGGAAAAAAACGCTCAGGCGAAAAGCGAATTAGCCCGCCGAATTCGATATTTACCGACACAATTAGAACATTACGACCTTTTGGACGAACAAATGCTGGCGAATCTTGCCAGTATATATGTGGATATCATCAGCCCGCTGGGCAACAAAATTCAAGTCAAAGGTTCTATTGAGGTGTTACAGCAAACTTCGATGCATCACCGTATCCGCGCCTGTTTGCTGGCTGGCATTCGATCCGCTTTATTATGGCGGCAAGTGGGCGGTTCGAAATGGCAACTACTTTTCTCGCGCCGTAAAATTTTTAATATGGCAAAACAAATTTATTCTTCCCTTTAA
- the purB gene encoding adenylosuccinate lyase, giving the protein MQLSALTALSPIDGRYQDKTTALRGIFSEFGLLKFRVTVEVRWLQKLAATAQINEVSSLSQEANDYLNQIVTNFSIEDAERIKEIERTTNHDVKAVEYFLKEKSAALPELAAVSEFIHFACTSEDINNLSHALMLKTAREEVILPEWQKLIDEITRLANEYKEIPLLSRTHGQPASPSTVGKEMANVAYRLRRQYKQLEQIEVLGKINGAVGNYNAHLSAYPEINWHQFSEEFVTSLGVNWNPYTTQIEPHDYIAEFFDCVARFNTVIIDFDRDLWGYIALNHFKQRTIAGEIGSSTMPHKVNPIDFENSEGNLGLANAVMSHLAQKLPVSRWQRDLTDSTVLRNLGVGLGYCLIAYAATRKGISKLEVNEQHLRDELNQNWEVLAEPIQTVMRRYGIEKPYEKLKELTRGKRVDEQAMHDFIEKLDIPAEEKARLQQLTPATYIGAAVQLVEKL; this is encoded by the coding sequence ATGCAACTTTCCGCATTAACCGCACTTTCCCCTATCGACGGTCGCTATCAAGACAAAACTACTGCGCTGCGTGGTATTTTCAGCGAATTCGGTTTATTAAAATTCCGAGTAACCGTGGAGGTTCGTTGGTTACAAAAATTGGCGGCAACCGCACAAATTAATGAAGTTTCTTCTTTATCTCAAGAAGCAAACGATTACCTTAATCAAATCGTCACGAATTTTTCCATTGAAGATGCTGAACGCATTAAAGAAATCGAACGCACTACCAATCATGACGTAAAAGCCGTTGAATATTTTTTAAAAGAGAAATCCGCGGCATTGCCTGAATTAGCCGCCGTAAGCGAATTTATTCACTTTGCCTGTACTTCCGAAGATATTAATAACCTTTCTCACGCATTAATGCTGAAAACTGCCCGTGAAGAAGTGATTCTGCCGGAATGGCAAAAATTAATCGACGAAATTACCCGTTTAGCGAACGAATATAAAGAAATCCCATTATTATCACGCACTCACGGCCAACCGGCATCTCCTTCAACCGTCGGTAAAGAAATGGCGAACGTCGCCTACCGCTTGCGCCGCCAGTATAAACAATTGGAACAAATTGAAGTATTAGGCAAAATCAACGGTGCGGTAGGTAACTACAATGCCCATTTAAGCGCTTACCCGGAAATAAATTGGCATCAATTCAGTGAAGAATTTGTCACTTCATTAGGGGTAAACTGGAACCCGTACACCACACAAATCGAACCTCATGATTATATCGCCGAGTTCTTTGATTGTGTGGCGCGTTTTAATACCGTTATTATTGATTTTGACCGTGACTTATGGGGTTACATCGCTTTAAATCACTTCAAACAACGTACTATCGCCGGTGAAATCGGTTCTTCGACCATGCCTCACAAAGTAAACCCTATCGACTTTGAAAACTCGGAAGGCAACTTAGGTTTAGCTAATGCGGTGATGAGCCATTTGGCGCAAAAACTACCCGTTTCCCGCTGGCAACGCGACTTAACGGACTCGACCGTATTACGTAATCTTGGAGTCGGTTTGGGTTATTGTTTGATTGCCTATGCGGCCACACGTAAAGGTATCAGTAAACTGGAAGTAAATGAGCAACACTTACGTGACGAGCTCAACCAAAACTGGGAAGTATTGGCGGAACCAATCCAAACCGTTATGCGCCGTTACGGTATTGAAAAACCTTATGAAAAATTAAAAGAGCTTACCCGCGGAAAACGTGTCGATGAACAGGCAATGCATGATTTTATCGAAAAACTTGATATTCCGGCGGAAGAAAAAGCCCGTTTGCAACAACTAACTCCGGCAACCTATATCGGTGCGGCGGTGCAATTAGTTGAAAAACTATAA
- the mnmA gene encoding tRNA 2-thiouridine(34) synthase MnmA, protein MQKLTNLSSRTYDQHFPKLSAEQLAENAKKKVIVGMSGGVDSSVSAFILQQQGYQVEGLFMKNWEEDDDTDYCTAAADLADAQAVADKLGMKLHKINFAAEYWDNVFEHFLAEYKAGRTPNPDILCNKEIKFKAFLEYAAEDLGADYIATGHYVRRRGDDENARLLRGLDSNKDQSYFLYTLSHKQVGQSLFPVGDVEKPIVRAIAEDLGLITAKKKDSTGICFIGERKFKDFLARFLPAQPGEIRTVDGKVIGRHDGLMYYTLGQRKGLGIGGIKGMDENPFYVAEKDLVNNVLIVAQGHDNSALLSSGLIARQLHWVDRQPIRENLRCTVKTRYRQTDIPCEIQPIDDETIRVIFDEPQIAVTPGQSAVFYQGEVCLGGGVIETQIK, encoded by the coding sequence ATGCAAAAACTGACAAATTTAAGTTCGCGAACTTACGATCAACATTTTCCAAAACTCAGTGCTGAACAACTTGCCGAAAACGCCAAGAAAAAAGTCATCGTCGGTATGTCCGGCGGGGTGGATTCCTCCGTTTCGGCGTTTATTCTTCAACAACAAGGCTATCAGGTTGAAGGCCTGTTTATGAAAAACTGGGAAGAGGATGACGACACGGATTACTGCACGGCAGCGGCGGATTTAGCCGATGCGCAGGCTGTTGCCGACAAGCTGGGCATGAAACTGCATAAAATCAATTTTGCCGCCGAATACTGGGACAACGTATTTGAGCATTTTTTGGCGGAATACAAAGCGGGGCGCACGCCGAACCCGGATATTTTGTGTAATAAAGAAATTAAATTTAAAGCCTTTCTGGAATATGCGGCGGAAGATCTCGGTGCGGATTATATCGCTACGGGGCATTATGTACGCCGTCGCGGCGATGATGAAAACGCCCGATTATTACGCGGTTTAGACAGCAATAAGGATCAAAGTTATTTTCTTTACACCTTAAGCCACAAACAAGTGGGACAAAGTCTGTTCCCGGTGGGCGACGTTGAAAAACCGATTGTACGCGCCATTGCCGAAGATCTTGGTTTAATCACCGCGAAGAAAAAGGATTCTACCGGCATTTGCTTTATCGGCGAACGTAAATTCAAAGATTTCTTAGCCCGATTTTTACCGGCGCAACCGGGTGAAATCCGCACGGTGGACGGCAAAGTCATCGGTCGCCATGACGGCCTAATGTATTATACTTTGGGGCAACGTAAAGGCTTAGGCATCGGCGGCATAAAAGGTATGGATGAAAACCCGTTTTATGTAGCGGAAAAAGATTTGGTCAATAATGTGCTTATTGTGGCGCAAGGCCATGATAATTCGGCTCTGCTCTCCTCCGGTTTAATCGCCCGGCAATTGCATTGGGTCGATCGTCAACCCATCCGCGAAAACCTGCGCTGCACGGTGAAGACCCGTTATCGCCAAACGGATATTCCTTGTGAAATCCAACCTATTGACGACGAAACCATCCGCGTTATTTTTGATGAACCGCAAATCGCCGTGACACCGGGTCAATCGGCGGTATTTTATCAAGGTGAAGTTTGCCTTGGCGGCGGCGTAATCGAAACGCAAATTAAATAA